CCCCCGCTGCCACCGCGTCACGCAGAAGCGCCTCGCCGGGGTCGGAGATGCCGGGCGTCCCCGCGTCGGTCACAAGCGCGACGGTTTCGCCGCGGATCAGGCGGTCAACGATGCGGTTGCGTTCGGCCTCGGTCGAGTGTTCGTGGAACGCGGTCATTGACGTGTGGATGTCGAAGTGAGACAGCAGTTTCCGTGTGTGCCGGGTGTCTTCCGCCGCGATGATGTCAACTCCCTTCAGCACCCGCAGCGCCCGCAGGGTAATGTCCTCCAGGTTGCCGATCGGTGTGGCAACCACGAACAGCGTGCCGGTTTGTGTTCCTTCGCTCATAAGCACAGGATAACACGCCGCGCATTGTCCCCCAAAAAGCCATGGGGCGCCCATGCGGGCGCCCCATGACTCTGCAACGTATGGCGAATCCTATCCGCCGACGCGGATGGGAGGCCGCTGGGTTGCCGTATTCTTGTTTGCGCGGTCCACCCACTGCTTCTGCTGCGCGGCCAATTCCTTTTCACCCATCTGCTGGAATGCCATCAACATCATCTGGTGAATCTGGATGTTCGTGCTGTCCAAACGGCCCGCTTTGACGAACTCGTCGATCGCCTCCTGGCGATAGCGCTTCCGGTCATCGGGCGTCTTGGCCGATGCGATGCTGGTGCGGTACATCTCCCCTAGCGCGAGGTGAATCTCAGCGCTGGGATCGATGGCGGCTGATTTCTGGAACGCGTCGATAGCCTTGTCATTCTGATGGGCGTCACGGTACAAAGTGCCCATCAATCCGAAGATCGCGGAATCGTGCGGCCGGTCCCTGCTTGCGGCTTCGTAAGCGGCGATGGCGGCGTTGCGCTTGGACTCGACCACCTTCTTGTCCTTGTTACTCATGTTCTGCCGGTAGTCCGAGAGGGCCTCCGCGGCCTTGAGGTCCGAAGCCACGATAACCGGCTTGACCTTCTTCCGCTCGGCCTCCAGGAATTTCTGCACTTCCTGCGCCTGTCGCGCTTGCGAAACGCGGCGGTCCTCGATCTTAATCACGTGGTAACCGAACGCGCTCTCCACCGGGCCCACGATCGTGTTCACTTTGGCGGCGTAGGCGGCGTCCCAGAACGGCTTGACCATCATGTTCTTGCCGAACCAGCCGAGGTCGCCGGCCCGTTTGTCGGCGCCGGGCTCATCGGAATTCTTTTGCGCCAGGACGGCGAAGCCGGACGGATCCTTTTGCGCCTCCGCGGTCAGCTTCGTGGCCAGCGCCTTGGCCTCTTCCTTGGTGCGGGTGATCTTCGGGTTCTTCTCGGCGGATTTCAGGCCTTTCCACTGGATGAGGATGTGGCGCGCGTTGATCTCCACGTCTTCCGGTTTCAGCAACGGAGAGTTGACGTCCACGTTCTTCTGCAATTTGTCCTGCAGTTTTTTCGTGATCAGCTCCGTCTTGATCTGATCGCTCTGAGCCTCATATCCGGCCTGCATCTGGTCCAGCATCTGCTGCTGCTGTTCCTTGACGAGATCGAACACGCCAGACTTCTGTGCCTCGTCCCGCACGCGTTTATCGATTTCGGCCTTCAGTTCGCTGCGGCCAACATCGATGCCCTGCTTCTTCGCCGCGGCGACAAGCATGACCTGGTCCTCAAGCATCGTCAGCGCTTGCGGCGCGAGATTGTGCAGCATCAACGGATTGGGAGCCTGCTGTGACATCTGGGAGATATACTTTCTCTCGAAGTCATCCAATTGTCCCCGCGTGATCTTCTCGCTCCCTACAGTCGCCGCAACCTGATCGCGTTCCGCGATCGCCTGCGCGCGCTGATCGGCCTCGGGAGGCTTTCGCCCGCCGCCGATTCCGCCCGCGAAGAAGATCGGGAGCATAAGTGCCAAACCTAAGATCGACAGTATGCCCCACCAGGTGTGCTTGCTGCTATCTCTGAATTTCGTCCGCAAACTCGTCAGACCCATTGATTCCTCCAAGATTAACGCCCGTGTCGGGCTATCTCATGATACTTCGCATCGGACCCAGTGTCAATTGAGAAGGCAGGCTGGCAATGGACGAAGCCTTTCGCGCTCGCATCGGGAACGCCCCGGGCGAAATTGAGCATTGTATAGAGTGATGACACCAACGGAAGACAAGACGAAGACGCTGGAACTGCCTATTACCGGCATGTCCTGCGCGGCATGTGCGCGCCACGTTGAGAAGGCGCTGAAGGGCGTCCCGGGCGTCGCGGACGCCTCGGTCAACTACGCGTCCGGCTACGCCACTATCGAATCCGCTCCCGGAACGCCGATCACCGATTTTGTGGCCGCCGTTGAAGAAGCCGGATACGGGGCCGAAGCG
The window above is part of the Armatimonadota bacterium genome. Proteins encoded here:
- a CDS encoding peptidylprolyl isomerase, which produces MGLTSLRTKFRDSSKHTWWGILSILGLALMLPIFFAGGIGGGRKPPEADQRAQAIAERDQVAATVGSEKITRGQLDDFERKYISQMSQQAPNPLMLHNLAPQALTMLEDQVMLVAAAKKQGIDVGRSELKAEIDKRVRDEAQKSGVFDLVKEQQQQMLDQMQAGYEAQSDQIKTELITKKLQDKLQKNVDVNSPLLKPEDVEINARHILIQWKGLKSAEKNPKITRTKEEAKALATKLTAEAQKDPSGFAVLAQKNSDEPGADKRAGDLGWFGKNMMVKPFWDAAYAAKVNTIVGPVESAFGYHVIKIEDRRVSQARQAQEVQKFLEAERKKVKPVIVASDLKAAEALSDYRQNMSNKDKKVVESKRNAAIAAYEAASRDRPHDSAIFGLMGTLYRDAHQNDKAIDAFQKSAAIDPSAEIHLALGEMYRTSIASAKTPDDRKRYRQEAIDEFVKAGRLDSTNIQIHQMMLMAFQQMGEKELAAQQKQWVDRANKNTATQRPPIRVGG